Proteins from one Salinispora arenicola genomic window:
- a CDS encoding type 1 glutamine amidotransferase domain-containing protein, translating to MSKILFVVSGVDHWELADGTMHPTGYWAEEVVVPHETFTSAGHDVVIATPGGAVPQVDQRSLLPEFTGGQEGAARMVKAVEGIEGLHKPIRLEDVNLDEYQAVYYPGGHGPMEDLAVDQNSGQLLVTAMQGAKPLGIVCHGPAAMLAAVRADGANVFAGRRVTGFTNEEEAQAGLADKAKWLLQDRLVEIGTQFQEGEAWAPHVIVDGNLVTGQNPASSAQVATELLRKLA from the coding sequence ATGTCAAAGATCCTGTTCGTGGTGTCCGGCGTCGACCACTGGGAGCTCGCCGACGGCACCATGCATCCCACCGGTTACTGGGCTGAGGAAGTCGTGGTCCCGCACGAGACGTTCACCAGTGCGGGTCACGACGTCGTCATCGCCACCCCGGGCGGAGCCGTACCACAGGTGGACCAGCGGAGCCTGCTGCCCGAATTCACCGGTGGGCAGGAGGGGGCCGCTCGCATGGTCAAGGCTGTCGAGGGCATCGAAGGTCTACATAAGCCGATTCGCCTGGAGGACGTCAACCTCGACGAGTACCAGGCGGTCTACTACCCGGGGGGTCACGGGCCGATGGAGGACCTGGCGGTCGACCAGAACTCCGGTCAGCTGCTGGTGACCGCCATGCAAGGCGCCAAGCCGCTCGGCATCGTCTGCCACGGGCCCGCGGCGATGCTCGCCGCGGTGCGGGCCGACGGCGCCAACGTCTTCGCCGGGCGTCGAGTGACCGGCTTCACCAACGAGGAGGAGGCCCAGGCCGGGCTGGCCGACAAGGCCAAGTGGCTGCTCCAGGACCGCCTGGTCGAAATCGGTACCCAGTTCCAGGAGGGTGAGGCGTGGGCGCCGCACGTGATCGTCGACGGCAACCTGGTCACCGGGCAGAACCCGGCGTCCTCCGCGCAGGTCGCCACAGAGCTGCTGCGTAAACTGGCCTGA
- a CDS encoding TetR/AcrR family transcriptional regulator, which translates to MDSDRLSDVLDATYTCLTRYGVRRTTMDDIAAAMGVSRSAVYQYVRGKDDAFRQLAGRLHARALTSAQQAASQDAPYAQRIRGVLAAKLELSLQLIGDSPHTAELMDSKARLFGAICTEFTTELRKLLVDLFTEAGAADADSAAEICIALVSGLETAPDSRRLLGRAADALVPSLLR; encoded by the coding sequence ATGGACAGTGACCGGCTCTCCGACGTCCTCGACGCCACGTACACCTGCCTGACCAGGTACGGCGTACGGCGGACGACGATGGACGACATCGCCGCCGCGATGGGCGTGTCCCGGTCCGCCGTTTACCAGTACGTTCGCGGCAAGGACGACGCGTTCCGGCAACTCGCCGGGCGCCTACACGCCCGGGCGCTGACCAGCGCCCAGCAGGCCGCCAGCCAGGACGCCCCCTATGCCCAGCGCATCCGGGGCGTCCTGGCCGCCAAGCTCGAACTGTCACTGCAGCTGATCGGCGACTCGCCGCACACCGCCGAGCTGATGGACAGCAAGGCCCGCCTGTTCGGTGCGATCTGCACCGAGTTCACCACGGAGCTGCGCAAGCTGCTGGTCGACCTGTTCACCGAGGCAGGCGCAGCGGACGCCGACTCGGCAGCCGAGATCTGCATCGCTCTGGTGTCCGGCCTGGAAACGGCCCCGGACAGCCGGCGCCTGTTGGGACGTGCCGCCGATGCGCTCGTCCCCAGTCTGCTGCGCTGA